The following are encoded together in the Lathyrus oleraceus cultivar Zhongwan6 chromosome 3, CAAS_Psat_ZW6_1.0, whole genome shotgun sequence genome:
- the LOC127132620 gene encoding uncharacterized protein LOC127132620 has protein sequence MGEIVLLVDDLKLLSGISRCRICHEEEFESTKTLEAPCSCSGTVKFAHRDCIQRWCNEKGNTTCEICLQQYEPGYTTLPKKSEINDEAMSIRVEEEASDARENRVEGTVIESDYSECSSTADRSATHCRSLAIAFTLVLLVRHCLVVPTSGAEDYPFTPLTVIVLKALGIIIPMYIVTKTIGAIQNTIRRYHGSDYDTSLSEENDRNDATHQENLIHS, from the exons ATGGGAGAAATCGTGTTACTAGTCGATGATTTGAAGCTACTTTCAGGAATTTCTCGCTGTAGAATTTGCCATGAAGAAGAGTTTGAAAGCACCAAAACCTTGGAAGCACCTTGTTCTTGTTCTGGAACCGTTAAG TTTGCTCATAGAGATTGCATACAAAGATGGTGTAACGAAAAAGGAAATACAACTTGTGAGATATGTCTCCAG CAATATGAACCTGGATATACGACTCTTCCAAAGAAGTCAGAGATAAACGATGAAGCAATGTCCATAAG GGTAGAGGAAGAAGCTTCAGACGCAAGAGAAAATAGGGTGGAAGGAACTGTAATAGAAAGTGATTATTCAGAATGCAGCTCTACCGCAGATAGAAGTGCGACTCACTGTCGATCACTTGCAATAGCT TTTACACTTGTGTTACTGGTAAGACATTGTCTCGTAGTCCCTACAAGTGGAGCTGAAGATTACCCATTTACACCTCTTACC GTCATTGTATTGAAGGCTCTTGGAATTATTATACCCATGTACATAGTTACAAAGACAATTGGAGCCATTCAGAATACTATTCGGCGCTATCATGGTTCTGACTATGACACATCTCTTTCTGAGGAAAATGACAGAAATGATGCAACTCACCAAGAAAACTTAATACATTCATAA
- the LOC127132619 gene encoding DNA mismatch repair protein MSH6, protein MSSSRRNTNGRSPLVNPQRQITAFFTKSTSHSPTLSKTNPNPNPNPNPNPNPNPNLTPTLTTPSPLNSKPHKPRLVIGASPTSTPPPHSPFIGKRIKVYWPLDNAWYEGVVKSFDSVTSKHRIRYDDDEEECVDLSKEKIEWLPDPSSKKLKRLRRGSSPIRKMVIEDNGDEGSPKEETEELDDDDDSGDEDWGKNAVLEDAGDDDEEADMELEEENDVLESAKGKSSGKVEPKKRKLGEALKLAPMKKSKSGNEFNSVAVKHSPLEPVKILEVKKTLDVADNVATDDVAERSERFALREAQKFRFLGEDRRDAKRRRPGDENYDSRTLYLSPDFIRSLSDGQKQWWDFKSKHMDKVLFFKMGKFYELYEMDAHIGTKELDLQYMKGDQPHCGFPEKNFSVNVEKLARKGYRVLVVEQTETPEQLEFRRKENGSKDKVVRREICAVVSKGTLTDGEFMATHPEAAYLMALTEYHENHPNKISERTYGVCVVDVATSRVILGQFNDDSECSALCSILSEIRPVEIVKPAKLLSPETERVLLKHTRNPLVNELVPVVEFWDADKTLDQLKRIYGHSSDVSVEDGGLDCLPAVLLELVKTGHDNSSALSALGGAIYYLKQAFLDEKLLRFAQFELLPCSVFSGLASKPYMILDAVALENLEIFENSRNGGSSGTLYAQLNQCVTAFGKRLLKSWLARPLCHVESIKERQEAVAGLKGTNLPHVLEFRKALSKLPDMERLLARVLSSSDASGRNANKVVLYEDSAKKQLQEFISALRGLELMAQACLALGGILNDVESRQLSHLLTPGKGLPDVSMDLNHFKGAFDWVEANSSGRIIPHDGADIEYDSASKAVKEIESSLSNHLNEQRELLGCPSISYVTVGKDTYLLEVPENLSQNIPHDYELRSSKKGFSRYWTPDIKIFLKELSHAESERETLLKSTFQRLIGRFCEHHTQWKQLVYATAELDVLINLAIVSDYYEGPTCRPSFAGTLCTDEAPYINAKGLGHPVLRSDSLGKGAFVPNDITIGGPDQASFILLTGPNMGGKSTLLRQVCMAVILAQVGADVPAESFELSPVDRIFVRMGARDNIMAGQSTFLTELSETATMLSSATRNSLVALDELGRGTSTSDGQAIAESVLEHLVRRVQCRGLFSTHYHRLAIDHLKDPKVCLSHMACQVGSGNEGLDEVTFLYRLTPGACPKSYGVNVARLAGLPTSVLQKAAAKSREFEASYGKYRNVTSETNCLNQSWVDKIIGVVQKLNNAATNLSCEEAVSDRSLMKLQHKARKLLQQC, encoded by the exons ATGTCTTCCTCCCGTCGCAACACCAATGGCCGTTCACCTCTCGTCAATCCACAGCGTCAAATCACCGCCTTCTTCACCAAATCCACTTCCCATTCTCCCACTCTCTCCAAAACCAATCCTAAcccaaaccctaaccctaacCCTAACCCTAACCCTAACCCTAACCTTACTCCTACACTAACTACGCCTTCACCTCTCAATTCCAAACCACACAAACCTCGTCTCGTTATCGGCGCTTCTCCTACATCAACACCCCCTCCCCATTCTCCCTTCATCGGCAAAAGGATCAAGGTTTATTGGCCTTTAGACAATGCCTGGTACGAAGGTGTTGTTAAATCATTTGACAGCGTTACCTCCAAGCATCGGATTCGTTACGACGATGATGAAGAGGAATGCGTTGATCTTTCCAAGGAGAAGATTGAGTGGCTTCCGGATCCTTCTTCTAAGAAGCTTAAACGTTTGCGTCGCGGTTCTTCTCCTATTAGGAAGATGGTGATTGAGGATAATGGGGATGAAGGAAGTCCCAAAGAGGAGACAGaagaacttgatgatgatgatgattcGGGAGATGAAGATTGGGGGAAGAATGCTGTACTGGAGGATGctggtgatgatgatgaggaaGCTGATATGGAGCTGGAGGAAGAGAATGATGTTTTAGAGAGTGCTAAAGGAAAGAGTAGCGGCAAGGTTGAGCCCAAAAAGCGGAAACTCGGGGAAGCATTGAAATTGGCGCCTATGAAAAAGAGCAAGAGTGGAAATGAATTTAATAGTGTAGCTGTTAAGCACTCACCATTGGAGCCTGTGAAAATTTTGGAGG TTAAAAAGACATTGGATGTTGCAGACAATGTTGCAACTGATGATGTGGCTGAAAGGTCTGAAAGATTTGCGCTCCGTGAAGCTCAGAAGTTTCGCTTTCTGGGAGA AGACCGCAGGGATGCCAAGCGAAGGCGTCCAGGAGATGAAAATTATGACTCAAGAACTCTTTATTTGTCTCCAGATTTTATCAGGAGTTTGTCAGATGGCCAG AAACAATGGTGGGACTTCAAGTCAAAACACATGGACAAAGTTTTGTTTTTCAAG ATGGGTAAATTTTATGAGCTTTATGAAATGGATGCACATATAGGAACAAAAGAGCTTGACTTGCAATATATGAAG GGAGATCAACCTCACTGTGGATTTCCAGAGAAAAATTTCTCAGTAAATGTAGAGAAGCTAGCTAGAAAG GGTTATCGAGTTCTTGTTGTAGAGCAGACTGAAACACCTGAACAGCTTGAGTTTCGTCGCAAAGAGAACGGCTCTAAAGATAAG GTTGTGAGACGGGAAATATGTGCAGTGGTTTCAAAAGGCACATTAACGGACGGGGAGTTTATGGCAACACATCCTGAAGCTGCATATTTAATGGCATTGACCGAGTACCATGAGAACCATCCAAATAAAATTTCAGAGCGCACCTACGGTGTTTGTGTAGTTGATGTTGCCACAAGCAGAGTCATTCTCGGGCAG TTCAACGATGACTCAGAGTGCAGTGCCTTGTGCTCTATCTTGTCTGAGATCAGACCAGTTGAAATTGTGAAACCTGCCAAACTACTCAGCCCTGAAACTGAAAGGGTACTGCTGAAACACACCAGAAACCCTCTAGTGAATGAGTTAGTTCCAGTTGTGGAATTCTGGGATGCTGATAAAACTTTGGATCAATTGAAGAGAATTTATGGGCATAGTAGTGATGTTAGTGTTGAAGATGGTGGGTTAGATTGTCTGCCAGCTGTTTTGCTGGAGCTGGTGAAAACGGGTCATGACAACAGCAGTGCACTCTCAGCACTTGGTGGTGCTATCTATTATTTGAAACAGGCTTTTCTAGATGAAAAGTTGCTTAGATTTGCTCAGTTTGAGTTGCTTCCATGTTCTGTTTTCAGTGGTCTTGCTTCAAAACCATACATGATTCTTGATGCAGTAGCCCTAGAGAATCTTGAGATATTTGAGAATAGCAGAAATGGAGGGTCTTCAGG CACACTCTATGCTCAATTAAACCAATGTGTTACAGCATTTGGGAAGAGACTGCTAAAGTCATGGCTTGCAAGACCGTTATGTCATGTGGAGTCAATTAAGGAACGCCAGGAAGCCGTTGCAGGTTTAAAG ggaaCGAATCTACCTCATGTGCTAGAATTTCGAAAAGCATTATCAAAGCTACCTGACATGGAGCGGTTGCTTGCACGGGTGTTATCTTCTAG TGATGCTAGTGGAAGGAATGCTAATAAAGTGGTTCTGTATGAGGATTCAGCGAAGAAACAATTGCAAGAGTTTATTTCAGCTCTGCGTGGTCTTGAACTAATGGCACAAGCTTGCCTGGCACTCGGTGGCATTTTAAATGATGTTGAATCTAGACAACTTAGTCATCTTTTAACACCTG GCAAAGGTCTTCCTGATGTCAGCATGGATCTGAATCATTTCAAAGGTGCTTTTGATTGGGTGGAAGCCAATAGCTCCGGCCGTATAATACCTCATGATGGAGCTGACATAGAGTATGATTCAGCTTCTAAGGCAGTTAAAGAGATCGAGTCCAGTTTATCAAATCATCTCAATGAACAAAGGGAATTACTTGGATGCCCATCG ATCTCTTATGTCACTGTTGGAAAGGACACATACCTATTGGAAGTGCCTGAAAATTTGTCTCAGAATATTCCTCATGATTATGAACTGCGTTCATCCAAGAAA GGCTTCTCTAGGTATTGGACTCCagatattaaaatatttttgaaagAGCTCTCCCATGCTGAATCTGAAAGGGAGACCTTATTGAAAAGTACATTTCAGAGACTGATTGGGCGTTTTTGTGAACATCACACTCAGTGGAAGCAGTTGGTGTATGCAACTGCTG AATTGGATGTTTTGATCAATTTAGCCATTGTCAGTGATTACTATGAAGGACCAACATGCAGACCGAGTTTTGCTGGGACGTTATGTACAGATGAGGCCCCATACATCAATGCTAAAGGTCTTGGACACCCAGTTCTTAGGAGTGATTCCCTAGGAAAAGGTGCCTTTGTACCTAATGACATAACTATTGGTGGTCCAGATCAGGCCTCCTTTATTCTTCTTACAGGTCCTAACATGGGTGGGAAGTCAACTCTTCTTCGGCAAGTTTGCATGGCTGTGATTTTGGCCCAG GTAGGAGCTGATGTCCCTGCAGAAAGTTTTGAATTGTCTCCTGTGGACCGAATTTTTGTTCGGATGGGTGCCAGAGATAATATCATGGCTGGCCAAAGTACATTTTTAACTGAACTTTCAGAAACTGCAACAATGCTG TCATCAGCCACTCGAAACTCATTGGTGGCTCTGGATGAGCTTGGGCGTGGGACCTCAACATCTGATGGACAGGCTATTGC GGAATCAGTATTAGAACATCTTGTACGAAGGGTGCAGTGTCGTGGATTGTTTTCTACACACTATCATAGATTAGCTATAGATCATCTCAAAGATCCCAAG GTCTGTCTCTCTCACATGGCATGCCAAGTTGGTAGTGGAAATGAAGGTTTGGATGAAGTCACCTTTCTTTACAGGCTGACTCCTGGTGCTTGCCCCAAGAGCTATGGTGTTAATGTTGCTCGATTAGCTG GACTACCTACATCTGTGCTTCAGAAGGCTGCTGCTAAGTCCAGAGAATTTGAGGCCAGTTATGGAAAATACAGAAACGTGACTTCTGAAACAAACTGTTTGAATCAAAGTTGGGTGGATAAGATAATAGGAGTGGTACAAAAACTGAATAATGCTGCTACAAATTTGAGTTGTGAGGAGGCTGTTTCTGATCGTTCCCTAATGAAGCTTCAACATAAAGCAAGAAAGCTTCTACAACAATGTTAA